GCGCTATGGTGACTGGTAAAAAGTTAGGTGAACCGTCAAATATCAATAAAATACGTAGCACTTGGCTTGCGCTCGTAGTGTTGGCTATCAGTATCGGTGCGGTTTATTGGCTGACCACCGCCTTTATCGACCAATTACCTCAAGCCGATTACTACTAGCGATTGACCAGATTGCCAACTGACTGCGCTCCACCGCAGTCAGTTATAGCGATATGCTAGTCCTTTACTTTGTACTCGCGATGACAAGTGCCACAAGCTTTACTGCCAAAATCACGCGGATCAAAACCCGCCATCGCGTCTGCGTCGGTCAAACCTTGGCTGAGCGTGGTGAGGTTCGAGGCTTTGTCTTTAAAGTCAGCAAAATCTTCCCAAATTTCCGCTTTAGCGCTGCTTCCCTCTGGAATGCTGTTATCAATCGCAAAGCCCTCTTCAATCAAGGTCGAAAGGTAGGCTAAATCTTTAGCGTGCTGGGAGAAAGCTGGCTGATCATCTCGACCCTTTGCTTGTGCTAACTGCCCAAGTTTCCAAGCAAAAGTTTGAAACAAACTAGTTCTAAACTTGTACGCGCGTTCCTCAGGTGTCGGTTGCTTATCCTGTGCGAACCCTATGCTCGAGAACGAGAGAGTCAACGCGGTAACAACTAGCGAGCGAATCAAAACATGCATAACAACATTCCCATAATTAGTTAGTGTGTAGACGTCAAAATTACCACAAACCTGAGTCGGCGTGTAGCACTCTATTGCGGCGTTACACAATTAACCACAGTGGCAAGCAGTTGTGCTCGATTCATACGACAGCCGAAATACAAGAATGCTCAGCTAGCTGGTCAACCGCCGTCTCCATAAAATTGTCCAATTAGCAGTGAGAGCAACGGAGGCAGCAACAAGCAATGGACAATTTCATATTACATTTGGATGGGGATGGGGATGGGGATGGGGATGGGCACAATTTGGTGTTACCCGCTTTTTTCGTTGG
The sequence above is a segment of the Arenicella xantha genome. Coding sequences within it:
- a CDS encoding c-type cytochrome; its protein translation is MHVLIRSLVVTALTLSFSSIGFAQDKQPTPEERAYKFRTSLFQTFAWKLGQLAQAKGRDDQPAFSQHAKDLAYLSTLIEEGFAIDNSIPEGSSAKAEIWEDFADFKDKASNLTTLSQGLTDADAMAGFDPRDFGSKACGTCHREYKVKD